A genomic region of Planctomycetota bacterium contains the following coding sequences:
- the ptsP gene encoding phosphoenolpyruvate--protein phosphotransferase: protein MAANPRPRRGSNEATEKTRPVATRAARLSGKTHQGLAVSPGVAVGSAYCIHEVFVPNEAETVEPAHVHQELQRYEQACEKTAADLVALRSKVESQVGSDEAAIFRLQESILRDPALAAKVRAAVSEDHLSAQAALRRVLEEYSALFARSHDEFWQERLSDVRDVIIRITGHLSAALKPSKLAIDGAVILIAGELVPSHVLTLGKRDVAGIVTQAGGRTSHAAILARSRGIPAVSGVPDILQSITTGDTVVVDGREGRVLVNPDYETLLVYRAMQRDVANLRETLAANCSAKCISADGQKVQLLANISNLSDAQAARRMGASGVGLYRTEYLFLTHADVPDEEEQLDAYRKIIAASPNRKVTIRTLDLGGDKAIPYLGHNREANPFMGWRSIRLSFEHPEFFLTQIRAILRAAAEDGSRRKQVQMMFPMITMVEELRKIHGMVNKACKQLTTEGKPFAKVPIGMMVEVPAAAVAIETMLDDVDFVSIGSNDLVQYLMAADRDNPKVSHLCQPMSPAVMRTLAHVIGACGRRGTPVTLCGEIAAMPRAAVLLFGMGLRSYSISPAFVPMIKELFSHLTVERAQKTVERVLKMRTTIEITRHMQRELNELCPNIKMLDSE, encoded by the coding sequence ATGGCAGCAAACCCTCGGCCGCGGCGAGGAAGCAACGAGGCCACCGAGAAAACAAGGCCCGTCGCCACACGCGCGGCGCGCTTGAGCGGCAAAACCCACCAAGGATTGGCCGTCTCGCCCGGCGTGGCGGTCGGCAGCGCCTACTGCATTCACGAAGTCTTCGTGCCGAACGAGGCCGAGACGGTCGAGCCAGCGCACGTCCACCAGGAACTGCAACGCTACGAGCAGGCCTGTGAAAAGACCGCCGCCGATCTGGTCGCCCTGCGCAGCAAGGTCGAGTCGCAAGTCGGTTCGGACGAGGCGGCGATCTTTCGCTTGCAAGAATCAATCCTCCGCGACCCCGCGCTGGCCGCCAAGGTGCGCGCCGCCGTCAGCGAGGATCACCTGTCGGCCCAGGCGGCCTTGCGCCGCGTCCTGGAAGAATACTCGGCCCTGTTCGCGCGCTCGCACGACGAGTTTTGGCAAGAGCGCCTGTCCGACGTGCGCGATGTGATCATTCGCATCACCGGCCACCTGAGCGCGGCACTGAAGCCGAGCAAGCTGGCGATTGACGGGGCGGTGATCCTGATTGCTGGCGAATTGGTGCCGTCGCACGTGCTGACCTTGGGCAAGCGCGACGTGGCTGGCATTGTCACCCAGGCCGGAGGCCGCACCAGCCACGCGGCGATTCTAGCGCGCAGCCGCGGCATTCCGGCGGTGTCGGGCGTGCCGGATATTTTGCAATCGATCACCACGGGCGACACGGTCGTCGTCGATGGCCGCGAAGGGCGCGTGCTGGTCAACCCCGACTACGAGACATTGCTGGTTTATCGAGCCATGCAGCGCGACGTGGCGAACCTGCGCGAGACCCTGGCGGCAAACTGCTCGGCAAAGTGTATTTCCGCCGACGGTCAAAAAGTGCAGTTATTGGCCAATATCAGCAACCTGTCCGATGCCCAGGCCGCGCGGCGAATGGGCGCGTCGGGCGTGGGGCTCTATCGCACCGAGTATCTGTTTCTGACCCACGCCGACGTGCCCGACGAGGAAGAGCAGCTCGACGCCTATCGCAAGATCATCGCCGCCAGTCCGAACCGCAAGGTGACGATTCGCACGCTCGATCTGGGGGGCGACAAGGCGATTCCCTACCTGGGGCACAATCGCGAGGCCAACCCGTTCATGGGCTGGCGCTCGATTCGATTGTCATTCGAGCACCCCGAGTTTTTTTTGACGCAAATCCGGGCCATTCTCCGCGCCGCCGCCGAAGATGGAAGCCGGCGCAAGCAAGTGCAGATGATGTTCCCCATGATCACCATGGTGGAAGAGCTGCGCAAGATTCACGGCATGGTGAACAAGGCCTGCAAGCAACTGACCACCGAGGGGAAGCCGTTCGCCAAGGTGCCGATCGGCATGATGGTCGAAGTGCCCGCCGCGGCCGTGGCCATCGAGACCATGCTGGACGACGTCGATTTCGTCTCGATCGGCAGCAACGACCTGGTTCAGTATCTGATGGCCGCCGACCGGGACAACCCCAAGGTGAGCCATCTGTGCCAGCCGATGAGCCCGGCCGTGATGCGGACGTTGGCGCACGTCATCGGCGCGTGTGGCCGGCGCGGCACGCCGGTCACGTTGTGTGGCGAAATCGCCGCCATGCCCCGGGCCGCCGTGTTGCTGTTCGGCATGGGCCTGCGCAGCTACAGCATCAGCCCGGCCTTTGTGCCGATGATTAAGGAACTGTTCAGCCACCTGACGGTCGAGCGGGCGCAAAAGACGGTCGAGCGCGTGCTGAAGATGCGCACCACAATCGAAATCACCCGCCACATGCAACGCGAACTGAACGAGCTTTGCCCGAATATCAAGATGCTCGACTCGGAGTAG
- a CDS encoding MFS transporter: MGDSAAYNLMVGLGEQYLPAFALAAGLGEVAAGLIATIPLLIGAAAQLLAPCGLRLLGTHRRWIVLCVTLQAATFPVLVVAALAGWLPLWLVFGTVAVYWGAGLSSSPAWNTWMGAVIPSRLRALYFARRTHIGQAALLVAFLVAGFSLQAGKAHDMLLPMFALIFALAAASRFASATFLYLQSEPRRPIATERHVPLAELGARLRSGHDGALLLYLLAVQCAVQISGPYFNPYMLNHLSLSYIEYVTIVGAAWVGRIISLPLLGQFARRFGAERLLWLGGVGIAPLSAAWLISDRFAFLIGLQLVVGVAWGAYELAMALLFLEAIAPEERTSVLTRFYFAHALATVVGSLVGAATLAVWGKSVVVYLALFAASSVARLAALPLLWRMGRATPRAVDLNDVLDMHTTSGELSAAEQPRRIAA; encoded by the coding sequence ATGGGGGACTCAGCCGCGTACAACCTGATGGTCGGCTTGGGCGAGCAGTACCTGCCGGCGTTCGCGCTGGCGGCTGGCTTGGGTGAAGTCGCCGCCGGGCTGATTGCCACGATTCCGCTCTTGATCGGCGCGGCCGCTCAGTTACTGGCCCCGTGCGGCTTGCGGTTGCTCGGCACGCATCGCCGGTGGATCGTTCTGTGCGTGACGTTACAGGCGGCGACGTTTCCGGTGTTGGTCGTGGCGGCACTGGCCGGGTGGTTGCCGCTGTGGCTGGTGTTTGGCACCGTGGCGGTCTATTGGGGCGCCGGGCTCTCGTCGTCGCCGGCCTGGAACACTTGGATGGGGGCCGTGATTCCCTCACGGTTGCGCGCGCTCTACTTTGCGCGGCGCACGCATATCGGACAGGCGGCCTTGCTAGTCGCTTTTCTCGTCGCGGGCTTTTCGCTCCAGGCGGGCAAAGCCCACGACATGCTGTTGCCGATGTTCGCGCTGATCTTCGCCTTGGCCGCGGCCAGCCGATTTGCCTCGGCCACATTCCTGTATCTGCAAAGCGAGCCGCGCCGGCCGATCGCCACCGAGCGTCATGTGCCGCTGGCCGAGTTGGGCGCGCGCTTGCGCAGCGGTCACGACGGAGCGCTGCTGCTTTATCTCCTGGCCGTGCAATGCGCCGTGCAAATCTCCGGGCCGTACTTTAATCCCTACATGCTCAACCACTTGAGCTTGTCGTACATCGAATATGTGACGATCGTCGGCGCGGCCTGGGTGGGACGGATCATCTCGTTGCCGCTGCTGGGGCAGTTCGCGCGCCGCTTTGGCGCGGAGCGCTTGCTGTGGCTCGGCGGCGTTGGCATTGCGCCGCTGTCGGCGGCGTGGCTCATTTCCGATCGCTTTGCGTTTCTGATCGGCTTGCAATTGGTGGTGGGCGTGGCTTGGGGGGCGTATGAATTGGCGATGGCGCTGTTGTTCCTCGAAGCGATTGCTCCTGAAGAGCGAACGAGCGTGCTCACGCGCTTTTATTTCGCCCACGCCTTGGCCACGGTCGTGGGCTCGCTGGTCGGCGCCGCGACACTGGCCGTGTGGGGGAAGTCGGTTGTGGTTTATCTGGCGTTGTTCGCCGCCAGCAGCGTGGCGCGCCTGGCCGCGCTCCCCCTCTTGTGGCGAATGGGGCGTGCGACTCCGCGCGCAGTCGACTTAAACGATGTTCTGGACATGCACACGACTTCCGGCGAATTGTCGGCCGCGGAGCAACCGCGACGAATTGCGGCTTAA